A region from the Hydra vulgaris chromosome 10, alternate assembly HydraT2T_AEP genome encodes:
- the LOC105843571 gene encoding matrix metalloproteinase-25 isoform X2 produces the protein MHSLKDIQILFWAVCWKIKNTESAPRHLKVTEGGSHYMSTNNHLNLKDSLFELILDKRFKFKKLHQSLPMFGYIPETTIIENVRHAMPDNNKSQDTRIRRYTPQGSKWKKSDLTWKLLNDNNDNLSRSQVEDALQQAFARWEAVTNLRFHKLEKNSNEHADIDVSFLYRFQQQQRDPTLFYGAGIVLAHGYYPNTNKGISGDLHFYDETEFTLGTTKGINLLWVAVHEIGHCIGLEHSSVENSIMYPQYKGYMGENFTLSKDDILGIQSIYGSKTQTSTMKPIITTTKVSKSKLKNTCSMKGAVFEELSGITYVFNGDKVYKIDQWLKNVDGPFPVTRFLPNVKSVDSAYINRKSEVIFFEGTSYYIYSSLSKLILLESGSIFKKFRGLRNDTKHIDAAFHWPVNRKTYLFSGNLYYKFSESNFPHRGYPREISKSWKNAPTQVDSVLVWKNKNTYFFKGSKYYRINNQAEVESYYPKSISGSWMKC, from the exons ATGCATTCAttaaaagatatacaaatacttttttgggCAGTTTgttggaaaataaaaaacactgaATCAGCACCACGTCATTTAAAGGTCACTGAAGGTGGTTCG CATTACATGTCTACGAATAATCACTTAAATTTGAAAGATTCACTGTTTGAACTGATACTTGataaaaggtttaaatttaaaaaattgcatcaaTCTTTACCAATGTTTGGTTATATTCCTGAAACTACTATAATAGAGAATGTACGTCATGCAATGCCTGACAATAATAAATCACAAGACACAAGAATAAGAAGATATACTCCTCAGGGatcaaaatggaaaaaatca gattTAACATGGAAACTATTAAATGATAATAACGACAATTTGAGTCGAAGTCAAGTAGAAGACGCTCTACAGCAAGCTTTTGCTAGATGGGAAGCAGTAACAAACCTAAGGTTTCACAAGCTTGAGAAAAATAGCAATGAGCATGCCGATATTGATGTATCATTTCTATATCGTttccaacaacaacaacgaGATCCAACTCTTTTTTATGGAGCTGGTATTGTTTTAGCCCATGGTTATTATCCAAATACAAATAAAG GCATATCTGGTGACCTTCATTTCTATGATGAAACAGAGTTCACTCTTGGTACAACCAAAGGTATAAACTTGCTATGGGTAGCTGTACATGAAATTGGACATTGTATTGGATTAGAACATTCAAGCGTCGAAAATTCTATCATGTATCCTCAGTATAAAGGGTATATGGGAGAAAATTTTACTCTATCAAAAGATGATATTTTAGGAATACAATCAATATACG gttCCAAAACACAAACCAGCACTATGAAACCAATTATTACAACAACAAAGGTGTCAAAAAGCAAGCTGAAAAATACGTGTTCAATGAAAGGAGCTGTGTTTGAGGAATTATCTGGGATTACGTATGTGTTCAATGGTGATAAAGTCTATAAGATTGATCAGTGGTTGAAAAATGTTGATGGCCCATTTCCTGTTACTCGTTTTTTGCCTAATGTTAAAAGTGTTGATTCTGCATACATAAATAGAAAATCAGAAGTTATATTCTTTGAAGGAACAAG cTACTATATTTACTCAAGTTTGTCAAAACTAATTCTTCTCGAAAGTggatctatttttaaaaagttcagaGGATTAAGAAATGATACAAAACATATTGATGCCGCTTTCCATTGGCCTGTAAACAGGAAAACATATCTTTTTTCTGGAAATCTATATTATAAGTTCAGCGAATCAAACTTTCCTCATCGTGGTTACCCTCGAGAAATTAGTAAAAGCTGGAAAAACGCGCCAACACAAGTTGATTCAGTACTTGTTTGGaagaataaaaatacttatttttttaaag
- the LOC105843571 gene encoding matrix metalloproteinase-19 isoform X3 has translation MHSLKDIQILFWAVCWKIKNTESAPRHLKVTEGGSDLTWKLLNDNNDNLSRSQVEDALQQAFARWEAVTNLRFHKLEKNSNEHADIDVSFLYRFQQQQRDPTLFYGAGIVLAHGYYPNTNKGISGDLHFYDETEFTLGTTKGINLLWVAVHEIGHCIGLEHSSVENSIMYPQYKGYMGENFTLSKDDILGIQSIYGSKTQTSTMKPIITTTKVSKSKLKNTCSMKGAVFEELSGITYVFNGDKVYKIDQWLKNVDGPFPVTRFLPNVKSVDSAYINRKSEVIFFEGTSYYIYSSLSKLILLESGSIFKKFRGLRNDTKHIDAAFHWPVNRKTYLFSGNLYYKFSESNFPHRGYPREISKSWKNAPTQVDSVLVWKNKNTYFFKGSKYYRINNQAEVESYYPKSISGSWMKC, from the exons ATGCATTCAttaaaagatatacaaatacttttttgggCAGTTTgttggaaaataaaaaacactgaATCAGCACCACGTCATTTAAAGGTCACTGAAGGTGGTTCG gattTAACATGGAAACTATTAAATGATAATAACGACAATTTGAGTCGAAGTCAAGTAGAAGACGCTCTACAGCAAGCTTTTGCTAGATGGGAAGCAGTAACAAACCTAAGGTTTCACAAGCTTGAGAAAAATAGCAATGAGCATGCCGATATTGATGTATCATTTCTATATCGTttccaacaacaacaacgaGATCCAACTCTTTTTTATGGAGCTGGTATTGTTTTAGCCCATGGTTATTATCCAAATACAAATAAAG GCATATCTGGTGACCTTCATTTCTATGATGAAACAGAGTTCACTCTTGGTACAACCAAAGGTATAAACTTGCTATGGGTAGCTGTACATGAAATTGGACATTGTATTGGATTAGAACATTCAAGCGTCGAAAATTCTATCATGTATCCTCAGTATAAAGGGTATATGGGAGAAAATTTTACTCTATCAAAAGATGATATTTTAGGAATACAATCAATATACG gttCCAAAACACAAACCAGCACTATGAAACCAATTATTACAACAACAAAGGTGTCAAAAAGCAAGCTGAAAAATACGTGTTCAATGAAAGGAGCTGTGTTTGAGGAATTATCTGGGATTACGTATGTGTTCAATGGTGATAAAGTCTATAAGATTGATCAGTGGTTGAAAAATGTTGATGGCCCATTTCCTGTTACTCGTTTTTTGCCTAATGTTAAAAGTGTTGATTCTGCATACATAAATAGAAAATCAGAAGTTATATTCTTTGAAGGAACAAG cTACTATATTTACTCAAGTTTGTCAAAACTAATTCTTCTCGAAAGTggatctatttttaaaaagttcagaGGATTAAGAAATGATACAAAACATATTGATGCCGCTTTCCATTGGCCTGTAAACAGGAAAACATATCTTTTTTCTGGAAATCTATATTATAAGTTCAGCGAATCAAACTTTCCTCATCGTGGTTACCCTCGAGAAATTAGTAAAAGCTGGAAAAACGCGCCAACACAAGTTGATTCAGTACTTGTTTGGaagaataaaaatacttatttttttaaag
- the LOC136085950 gene encoding uncharacterized protein LOC136085950, with translation MKPTGKRVKQLTLDTSNAIAHSCYGFIDLVETLLSNGAKYVLLGWFSTDPLEKAFSKLRQGSGGTYFINAKSVIEKINIQHTKLILQLNIPVDGIDGHTCDICFRDISTDEKELLDNIHDLESSVNKSTLVAIVYIAVYVQKSEIKIYDDSTNYYYKYGSYLYSLNRGGLEIPSDTLV, from the coding sequence ATGAAACCTACAGGTAAGCGTGTAAAACAGCTTACGCTAGATACTAGCAATGCAATAGCGCATTCGTGTTACGGCTTTATTGATCTCGTAGAAACTTTGTTGAGTAATGGAGCAAAGTATGTCTTATTAGGTTGGTTTTCAACAGATCCACTTGAAAAAGCTTTTTCTAAGCTTCGACAGGGATCTGGAGGTACTTACTTTATAAACGCTAAATctgtaattgaaaaaattaatattcaacATACTAAATTGATATTACAACTTAACATTCCTGTTGATGGTATTGATGGTCATACTTGTGACATATGTTTTAGAGATATTTCTACTGATGAAAAAGAACTTCTAGATAATATACATGATCTTGAAAGCTCAGTTAATAAATCTACATTAGTGGCTATAGTTTACATAGCTGTCTATGTGCAAAAAagcgaaataaaaatttatgatgaTTCTaccaattattattataaatatggaAGTTATCTGTATAGCCTAAACAGAGGCGGACTTGAAATTCCTTCTGATACTCTTGTCTAA
- the LOC136086336 gene encoding uncharacterized protein LOC136086336 translates to MNVHRLLIQRHYKEGLTGAEIFKLVKVHGITERCVYRTIQRLRETGGVEDHERSGRLQTFRTPDRIKQIREKIRSNFERLARKLAQEEGVPREATRELLKLDLELKPYRKHKVHRLTANQKLASLQRCKTLLRQYGHFVVQNIIFSDEKLFVMEQSFNAKNNVVCSTSLKDIPQSSGTV, encoded by the coding sequence ATGAATGTTCATCGTTTGTTGATTCAACGACATTATAAGGAAGGGCTTACGGGTGCTGAAATATTCAAATTAGTAAAGGTGCATGGAATTACTGAGAGATGTGTTTATCGAACTATCCAACGGTTGCGTGAAACTGGTGGTGTTGAAGACCATGAAAGGTCGGGTCGTCTACAAACATTTCGAACCCCAGATCGTATTAAGCAAATACGCGAGAAAATTCGGAGCAACTTTGAAAGGTTGGCGCGAAAATTGGCTCAGGAGGAAGGAGTACCCAGGGAGGCGACGAGGGAGTTATTAAAATTAGACCTTGAATTGAAACCTTATCGCAAGCATAAAGTTCATAGATTGACTGCAAATCAAAAGCTGGCCAGCTTGCAAAGATGCAAAACGTTGTTACGTCAGTATGGCCATTTTGTGGTACAGAACATTATCTTTTCTGATGAAAAGTTATTCGTGATGGAGCAAAGTTTTAATGCTAAAAACAATGTTGTGTGTTCAACATCATTAAAGGACATACCTCAGTCTTCAGGAACAGTTTAG